Genomic segment of Erythrobacter sp. BLCC-B19:
GACGCTGGCGGCTGCGATGCTCGCGCACCAGCTGGCCGAGCAGCAGCAGGCCGAAATCCCAGTCGCCGATCCGGCTGTCGGCATTGATGTGTCCGATCGAACCGGCATAGGCGAAGGTCGCGCCCCAATCGCTCGCCAGCCCGCGCGCCACACGCAGCGAGGCATAGGGATCGTTCTCGCTCGCGGCGAGGAAGGTCGGGAACGGCAGCGTGCGGCGCGGCACGGGGGCGAAGCGGGCGATCCGCTCGTCCACGCCGGGACGCTCGGCATCGGGCGGCGCGACCAGCAGCGCGCCGACCACGGGGTTGCCATGCGCGGGCTGCTCGTATTCCGCCCACCACGCGACCGCGAGGCATCCGAGGCTGTGCGCGACGAGGATCACCGGACGCCCGGCACGGTGCACCGCAAGGTTGATCTTGTTCACCCAGGTGTTGCGATGCGGATCGTCCCACATCCCAAGTTCGACGCGCTCGGCATCGGGCACTCTGGCTTCCCAGTGCGACTGCCAATGCCGCGGGCCGCTGTTGCCGAGGCCGGGGATGATGAGAATCTGCGGATCGAGCGCCAGCTGCTCGGGGGTGAGTTCGAGAGTATGGGTGTTGGCCATTTCAGTGCTCCTTGAAGCGTGTGAATGGCCGTCCATTGGAATGGTCCGACGCAGGCAAAATAACTCAACTGATTTGGTTGACAAGTAGGCGGCGACAGGTGCCCGAATTTTTGCGACGAATTGCCGAAGCGGCGCAGGGGATCGCACCGCCTTTTTTGTCGCCTGTTTTCGGGGTATTGTGCGCCCCATGCGCCGCTTCAGCCCCGCCCTCGCCCTGATCGCGCTTGCCGCGCCTGCCGCGCTTTGGGCGCAGAGCGTGCCGATGCCGCTGGAACCCGAGCCGGCGCGCCCCATGCTTTACGGGCCATCCACCCCCGCGCCCCCCACCAACAACCCGATCATCTGGCGCGAGGGCCAATGGGACTTGTTCGCGGCGCAGAAGCTGAAGTTCTGCGCGCTGCGCCTGCGCGATAAGGCGAGCGGTGTGGTGTTCGGCGTGATGCAGTCCGGGCGCGGTCCGGTGCGGCTGCGGGTCACGCCAAGCGACCGCGATGTGATGTATGCGGCCGTGACCCTGCGGGCAGGCAAGACGGCCTTTGCCGCCCCGCTGACGTTGGAAGGGACCACCGCGCATTATTGGGCGACAGGAACGGCGGCCGAGGTGCTAGGCCCTCTGGCCAAGGCCGAGGTGGTGACGGTGGAACACGACGGC
This window contains:
- a CDS encoding RBBP9/YdeN family alpha/beta hydrolase, which encodes MANTHTLELTPEQLALDPQILIIPGLGNSGPRHWQSHWEARVPDAERVELGMWDDPHRNTWVNKINLAVHRAGRPVILVAHSLGCLAVAWWAEYEQPAHGNPVVGALLVAPPDAERPGVDERIARFAPVPRRTLPFPTFLAASENDPYASLRVARGLASDWGATFAYAGSIGHINADSRIGDWDFGLLLLGQLVREHRSRQRPGEDGGSLRRHLAHRGRIPLPWAFENLDPERSRGW